Proteins encoded within one genomic window of Mesobacillus subterraneus:
- a CDS encoding FAD-dependent oxidoreductase, which yields MDDARISIVGGGISGLCTAIALQRKGIHVNVYEKEKNVHEQDTGIILSGNAIRAFYIMGLGPDLRANGLDSDGCLLKSDSGNIIAEFDYHAPSHIPNYLFIHRSELQRILTDALLPDSLHLDKHVIDIKHDNTISLFFKDGTSAQSDYLISCDGAASQIRTKLFPNSRLTYSGFSCWRGILENPPMKVNTYTETWGARGRFGIAPLKDNQVFWYALKKSFEENSEKSEWSPIDLLFNFFYYHEPIQEILENTSSDKIIFDNLYEVKPLTPLQYDNILLLGDSAHASMPNIGKGASQAAEDAVYLAKWMSSEETIENAFSKYETHRQDRMKLVKDEMKIYGLAAKIDFPVLCSLRNKLLQMTPASYHNDKLRKIVEIEEDIDSL from the coding sequence ATGGACGATGCAAGGATCTCAATCGTCGGCGGCGGAATCAGCGGGTTATGCACAGCAATTGCTCTGCAGAGAAAAGGAATTCATGTGAATGTCTATGAAAAAGAAAAAAATGTACATGAACAAGATACTGGAATTATCTTAAGTGGTAATGCCATTAGGGCATTTTACATTATGGGATTAGGACCCGATTTGCGAGCAAATGGATTGGATTCTGATGGCTGTTTGCTAAAATCCGATTCTGGAAATATCATTGCTGAATTCGACTACCATGCGCCATCACATATCCCGAATTACCTGTTCATCCACCGTTCTGAGCTTCAAAGAATTTTGACAGATGCTCTCCTCCCTGATTCTCTCCATCTAGATAAGCATGTGATTGATATTAAACACGACAATACAATATCATTATTTTTCAAAGATGGCACCAGTGCTCAATCAGATTATCTTATAAGCTGCGACGGTGCAGCTTCACAAATTCGCACAAAGCTGTTCCCAAATAGCAGGCTGACATATTCAGGTTTCTCCTGCTGGAGAGGCATTTTAGAGAATCCGCCCATGAAGGTAAATACCTACACTGAAACCTGGGGAGCGAGGGGAAGGTTCGGAATCGCTCCGTTAAAAGATAATCAGGTGTTCTGGTATGCATTAAAAAAATCCTTCGAAGAAAATAGCGAAAAGAGCGAATGGTCCCCTATCGATTTATTGTTCAACTTTTTTTACTACCATGAACCAATCCAGGAAATACTGGAAAACACTTCATCCGACAAAATCATTTTCGATAATCTCTATGAAGTGAAACCCTTAACACCGCTCCAATATGATAATATCCTGCTACTCGGTGATTCGGCACACGCTTCAATGCCCAATATAGGCAAGGGAGCTTCACAGGCTGCCGAGGATGCCGTTTACCTGGCTAAATGGATGAGCAGCGAAGAAACAATTGAGAACGCATTTTCAAAGTATGAAACACACAGACAAGATCGGATGAAGTTAGTGAAAGATGAAATGAAGATTTACGGGTTGGCTGCAAAGATTGATTTCCCTGTACTTTGCTCACTCCGTAACAAACTTCTTCAGATGACACCCGCTTCATACCATAATGACAAGCTGAGGAAGATAGTTGAGATTGAAGAGGATATAGATTCATTGTAA